ACCTGACAGGTCATGCCGATCACGAAGGCGAAATAGCAGAAGTCGGCGAATGACGGTTCGTCCGTGCCCGGAAAGTCCAGCCCCTTGCTGTCCTTGCCGTGAACCTGGTCGTAGTAGAGGTGCGAATAGTGGAACGCCAGCACCAGGTTTGCGAAAACCCAGGCGAGCACCAGCGTGCCGAGGCTGAGCGCAATATCGCTGCCCGATGAGGCAGTGCGTCCCGACAACATGATCGCTGTGGCCACCAGCACCGCCACGAAGGACGCCGCCGTGACCACCAGAAGCAGCACCCGGCCGCCATCATCGCGCGCGCCGCGCCGCCGGGCGG
The genomic region above belongs to Acidobacteriota bacterium and contains:
- a CDS encoding DUF1345 domain-containing protein; this translates as MPTLPHPRFAAFLTVFILTTGLSLAVLAPERALVGGFDLAALVFIFSCIPLWREDSAGAARRRGARDDGGRVLLLVVTAASFVAVLVATAIMLSGRTASSGSDIALSLGTLVLAWVFANLVLAFHYSHLYYDQVHGKDSKGLDFPGTDEPSFADFCYFAFVIGMTCQVSDVAIDDPTMRKTATVHGVAAFFFNLGVLALAVNITAGII